DNA sequence from the Gouania willdenowi chromosome 21, fGouWil2.1, whole genome shotgun sequence genome:
TCATAATATAATGTATGGATGCTTTCTTTAGCATTATACAGTAATATGATGGGAGATGTGATGAAACTTCTTTGAATATCTactaatgtgtaaaaacattagtttaaaatttcaaaatgaGCTGAAGACTGAATATTATAacaaatttcaatcaaatataATTCGTTTTTAATACCAATAATTGCTTTTGTCTCCATTTAGACTCACTGGCTCTCTACCATTTTCCAGTGGATgatacatttagtttaaaatcTGCTAAACACATACAACATTATATTAAATTCTccccttcaaaattaagtaaatactGCGTCAAACCACATTGTTTCAACATATGAAAAAAACTTGTTAGACCTTTGAAATGCGTTTTTATAGTTTGTACTGACACATATCGATATGTTAAATACACTTACGTGAAATTGAGTCCACATTTTTTAATGAGAGGGTATACGACGCTGTCCATGATGGGAACCAGAGTCAGGATCAAGATGGGGTTTACAGTCTTtcaagaaataaacatttcacaGTGAGCATCCTCTTAATACCACTTAATCGGCTCATCCATCCCAGACTCATTATTCAACGTACCTGCATCTGATCCGGCTGTATGACAAGCAAGCCCTGCAGGCACAGAGTATGTTGTATTGAAATATGCCCCCCATTACTTTAGTAAGAATATGTTTTGATGTGTTATTTATCAAATGAAATAACGTACAAAATTTCCGTCCATTGTAGTGGCCTGCAGAGTCCACCTTGAACCCTTTTGAAATGCCAAAGTTAGCataatttaatcaaaaaaacAGAAGATGTTCCTTTCTTTTTAAGAGGAAAACAAAGAGTTTGTACCTTTTGGTCAAATAAAGTCCAGAACACAGGCAGTGGAATGTATAAAAAGAGCACTTTCAGCACCATTTTGATTTGAGCGATTAGTAGTTTCTACATTAGGATTAgagaacaaacaaatacatgttattcaaacaaaaaaactaataaaatatgcatagaAATTATTGCTTTCCAAACAAATGAAAACTGACGTCATATTTTTCTTCTGCCCAGTCCATCCAGTGCTTCCTCTTTGGGAATTGTTTGCTTCTGTGTCTGTAGCGGTTTTTGATGGCAAACTGATTGAAATGagagtttacatttttttttagaaatatttacattataGATGATTTAGAACCAGGCTGATATAAACAACTCACCCCGATACATTTAGAGACGTCCAGCATGATGTTCCCCTGTGGTTCAGCTTTGTAGTACATCCCACTCCCAGCAATGAACACCACTGTGAAGagatcacaacacacacacggatctTCGCGTTCAAGTTTCACACTTAACTCCTACATTTGCACAGATTTATCCCCATTTATTTTACACGTACCAAGTGCAACAACCATGAGGGCAGCAGGGACACCAAAGGCCAGAGAGTAGCACTTCTGCTGGCTGTAGATGCCACATTCCTGAGCTGTGGACACAGACCAACAGCTTTAACTCAACTGTACTGGTAGTATATTTATAATTGAGACATTTGTCTTCATAGTCATGATGCTGCTCATGTGCGTACCTCTAAGTATTGGAGTTATAATGGTGGACAGGAGACTCCCGCCATTGATGCACAAGTAGAAGACGGAGAAAAAAGTTCTTCTTTGCTTTTCCTGCACAGATAGAGCAGGTGGTGACCGTTTTTGTtatgtattgtatacatatTAGGATAATGTAACAGTAATTTTGTTTAAGCATAGCTTTGGGAGCCAaggaggtgaaaaaaaaaacgtccagCATTGTGATTAAATTAATTGCGTTTCATGGAAAGCCACATACATTTGATATTATCAGCCATAGTTAGactcaaatcaaatcaaatttgtAGTAGCTGTTTACTACTGGACAAGTTAATtttactagtaaagcaaaaCGTGTCACTAGTAATCCTTATATAATATTAAGGGGGTGGGGAAAAGCaaaatcagtcttttgaaaatatcactatatatatatactgtatatatatatatactaataCTAGTTATTGATTAAAAACTAGGAGCTGAAGATCCCTGATAGTTCAACCTGATGATCTCCAAATTGGTCTCCACCAAAAGCAGCAACACAGGGTTTGATGCCTCCAGTGCCCAGAGCGATGAGGAAGAGGCCAACCATTGACATCACACTGAATGGAAGGAAGGACATGAATATCAGGTAGATAAAGAAATGCATGGAAAACATGATAATGAATCATCCAGTGTACCAGGTGTATAAAAACCCACACGTGAAAGATCATGTTGTCAGGTGTTCCATCTCTGTCCGTATCGGTGATGTCATGGATAGCACTTACTGCCATGGCCACCTGGCCAATCGCATAGACAATGGATAAGTAGATGATCGTCCTGAAAGGGGAGAGTTTAAGTacactgtatttatttactgtacattATTATCTAAATCtcaatataaacatttccctCCATAACATAGGTCTCTATTCTGGAGGTGGTTTTGctcagagccgtatagagagagagagagctgggACAACTCCGCTCACTCCAATGGTTCCTgcagcaatggcggctcatggagcctcacaattgttcccggaagtgatcagtttattATTGTAGCTAATGGAGCTGGAGCGGATTAGACGGTTTGTGATGCACTGTTAAATGATAagacattgttattattattattattattattattattattatcagcgtatctaaacccattaacgtgtgcattaaggCATGTTAGTTGATTATCCCCCGAAAAactagtacatttttatttttattttcattttttgagttTTGTATTTATAACAAGTGGAGCATCCCCATACTGCACAGCAAACTGCATgacaagttattaatgtttctgactttgttagacatttatttaatgaatttatcttggtacataagtgcacagtaaaaaaaaaaatcgaatgtctatttttatatatgtacgaacataataaatatgttttcaatgtgtcctgtctggatgtggtgttttttaatgaccccttttttaaagaaaattcaaagcaatacgtcctgtatacaatacataaattaacaaattaatgttggccttaactatgtcaaaaaagcaggtaagccgttaacactaattattaatacaaatttacgtgaggaaaaaaaaactattcatggaactacataaacatatattgtatatacacatacttaTGAcgatgtactgtataaatattgtcaatcaatgcagttattgatgacaaattaccaaaaatcacAGTTATGTCACTAAGGATCAATGGATTGGAATGGCCCGCCACTAACTTCTGGGAAcaaattcagtcttacatgaatcatgtgacggtcaagcattttggacttccgttgtcgcaactctctctatacggctctggttTTGCTCTTTgtgcagtattttattttgaagcagaCACTCACTTAAATTTTCCCAACCAGGAATCTGCCACAATAGCCCCAAGGATAGGGGTCAAATAACAGAGAGCCACAAAGGTGTggtagatggatgtagacaagTCATCATCCCAGCGTAAGAAGAACTTAAAGTACAGAACCAGTACGGCTGTAAacaagaggaggaaaaaaacagacttgGTCTCACGTTGAGTCATCTCTACGTAAACTGCTGATTCAATGTAATGTTGATATAAGAAGAAGTTGTACTATTACATAGGTGCATGCTTCCATTTTGGCAATAAAATGCTAACACAGTAAAAAATGGTAAAGAGAAACATTGACTAAATGAAATCATTTAGTGCAGAATAAACACTATTTTAGGAAATGTTCTCACCTCGCATCCCATAGTAGGAGAACCGCTCACAAAACTCATTtacaacaatgaaaaaaatgctgattgGGTAGCCGCACACCTCTTTACTCTGAATGAAGAgacacaacacaaaaataaaggaaataatgACAATACTATTTGCTctcaatgggtttttttttttttttttaatttgatgttattttattctgttttattgttagtttaaataatttgtTGCATAATGTTACAGATGTCGGGTGAATTCACAAAGtaagtttttcatttaaaaaaaagaagaaattacaGTTTCAAAGCACATGTACGAGGTAAAGTCCTTTTACGGATTCTGCTGAGGTTTTGTTATACAGGCTTAGTTAAACATTAATATCTTTACAGAAATATAATTGAGCACAATTATATTATTGGATTGTTAGAAAATTGTTCAAATTAACATATCTTTAATATCACGTATCATATTCAGATttctatgttgtttttttgtttttgattttatatAACACTGTAGTCCTTAATGGATGATCATATTCAATGCACGCCGTTTATAGTTAGGGCTGCAGCTGTCATATATCTTGGTAATGGAGTATTCTGTTGGTTATTCCAttgattaatcaatttttttattttttttatttattcagtttatttccgacatggttaccttcactttttttttttttacattttttttttttttttgtacatgccgaaaaaggcatgttttttcaatgaaaaaacatgtttttgctcAACTAAAGCtgaatttcaaaacaaaatagaatCCATCAGTTCATAATACAAATCaatttgtttactttttaagaaaaaaacaaaacgtttaTTACATATGTACGCAaagtagaaaaagaaaacaacctaagatgacaaatacaaatgtggtaggaaaaataaatatatatttttttttaaaattaagaagaaattaaatcattcttttttaattaagttATTCGATGACTTTGAGGAAGCACTGCAGCCCTACATGGTATACTGTACAACCAAAACCCAACGCATGACAttgtaaaaaaacacatgttcGATATGGTTATAATTGTATGAAAGAAAAcactgtgtatatatttttatagttttttaccTTCCCTCTGTTCTTCCTCTCCTTCTTTGGATCTTCATTATCTgcatataaataaaaactgtttggcttccacaaaaaaaattcacatgaaacaaaactacaaaaagcaCAACACAATCTTATTATATCAGCACAAGCACTAATGAAACATTTTCtcaggattttttttcattttaataataatgttgcaaattaaaatgtcaatattaagATTGGTTTGCTTTTCCATCTCACCTGCCATGGCGCCTTGTCTTGTTGAAGTGTGTATTTGTTCCAGCAGGTAATAATAAATTCTCTGTGTGTTGAGCGGTGGGAATGAGAAGGTGTTTACATAGTGTTGCTCCTTATTAGCACTTAAGCAGTTGCCCACACTGCTGACTGAGTTACTTTTATGATGGGAGGGAACATGTGACGTAGAAGATATGAAAGCAGGTATTTTTCAGTTTCTTAAGCTTCAATAAAAAGATCCCACACAGTTTCCAGACCATCACAATATTCACAGACTTCAGCGAACACAGCTCAGTAGTTCAggctgtgtgtattttattcaaaagcatAAGCAATAATCTCTGTTTACAGTAAAGAACAGTGATTTTAGTGTTAAATAACAAAGACTAAAAAACATTGCTGCTCAAATATAAGAcctttttggacatttttttttaaaacattttcattaacaCAAACTGGTAAAAGCTTCATCTTACGACCACAGTAGGCATACAGACTTTCCCCCACTCCTCGTCGCTTTGGCAAGACGGTGAACGTAATCTTTACAGTGTATGAGCCCACAGCAAAGTctttcaacaaatattgcacaCAGTCCATatttatatacaataataaacaactcaatatactttttttgtattcaatggctttaaatactttaaaaactcTCCCATTCTAAGACATTGAAGTGAATTGATGTAGAATGTAAGTCATGGTCGACCCTTTTTTGCAAAGAATGCATTTtagtagaaatatatttttattcacaGGGAGCTG
Encoded proteins:
- the LOC114455026 gene encoding solute carrier family 15 member 1-like; this translates as MADNEDPKKERKNRGKSKEVCGYPISIFFIVVNEFCERFSYYGMRAVLVLYFKFFLRWDDDLSTSIYHTFVALCYLTPILGAIVADSWLGKFKTIIYLSIVYAIGQVAMAVSAIHDITDTDRDGTPDNMIFHVVMSMVGLFLIALGTGGIKPCVAAFGGDQFGDHQEKQRRTFFSVFYLCINGGSLLSTIITPILRAQECGIYSQQKCYSLAFGVPAALMVVALVVFIAGSGMYYKAEPQGNIMLDVSKCIGFAIKNRYRHRSKQFPKRKHWMDWAEEKYDKLLIAQIKMVLKVLFLYIPLPVFWTLFDQKGSRWTLQATTMDGNFGLLVIQPDQMQTVNPILILTLVPIMDSVVYPLIKKCGLNFTPLKRMTVGMVMAAIAFFCAAVVQLQIDKTLPVFPSSSESQLKILNMDSNPVTVNLPSYPPFTVPAAQVSEKYFTFEGEQILVTVENHHPVSQDVSLTKQMRHTLLIPSVINDTWLLTEDLISKPEQGYNGIRFINGLATAVNVSSPAVDFGLIQPLNYTTYSLVQYGKTTFTLRSGSQSCEFSKEFGYGSSYAFFIPSTLVFGPTCQESITVIEEIKPNSVHMALQIPQYFFITAGEVMFSVTGLEFSYSQAPSNMKAVLQAGWLLTVAIGNFIVLIVAEAAKIPLKWAEYVLFASLLIAMCVLFSIMAYFYTYIDPTEIEAQFKTMTNEDDEKHKNGEIQMLKKGSVNQKDHFNKDKKQTRL